In Micropterus dolomieu isolate WLL.071019.BEF.003 ecotype Adirondacks linkage group LG01, ASM2129224v1, whole genome shotgun sequence, the sequence AACGTCGTGAAACGGTGGCATTTTGGTTATGTTTAGTTAggtggtttggttaggtttgtACCTGTTTGTACCTGAACAGTTGGTTACTTGCATTTAGCCATTAGTGTAGCTAAGGTTGGAAATGTTTTGTGTGGTTTGTTCCGTCCCCAAAGGCCAGCTAATCAGTTTTTTTATGCAATAGTTTAATCTTATAACTGGGAAAGAAGCCAGGAAACGTTACATATAATGTCCTTTCAAAATAATGggtaacaaaaacacagcattttAGAGGGATTTCGCACAAATATTATaggacaattaaaaaaacatcatggAGGTACAGTAGGAATATATCAGCAGGGTGCTTACATGTATCAAAATTGAATTAACTGCGCATATATTGTATTTGTATAAACGCAGGTGTTGAGGTGTGTTATGCAATATGCAGGGATATAGGACACCATAATGGACAGAGGACATTCTAATAATAGCAATAGTTTGCACTTATTTATGTACACATGTGTATTTGTACCTATGGCTGTCTTTTGGGAAAAGTGAAAGAGAACAGCAGCAGAGTTCAACAACAGACAGTCAAAGTctgatttatcattttaaaagtcTTCTCAGAGCTGAATATATCTTAAAGTACAATTGACCGCTAATACTCATACTCTGACATACTCTGAGTCAATAATGTGAAATAATTAAGCAGTATTGAGCCTATTCTGCCTCTTCTTTTCTTCAGGTAGAAGAAAAGTCACAACTCTGGACAGGGTCCTAATCAGACTGCAATCACCATGAGGTGACGACTGTGAAATCTTGTGTTTTTGCTGACGTGGACATATGGCAAGGTAATAAACTGATAACGGCCTCTGTGAGAAAATTCTCAAGAAGCCCTGATAAGTTTAGTGCTTTGTGATGTACAGTGTAACTTCATGTATATAACAGTATATGACCTGATTTTAATTCGGCCCCCCCACGGTATTTAATGTAGTTTTTCATTGTGTTCTTCCTCCACAGGATCACCTTTTCCTGCCTGCCGGCCTCCTGGTACTGCAGCGTGTCGCTGCTGTCTCTGGGCTGTGCACCCAGGCagagactgctgctgctgttcttcATTGCGTCCGCCCTCCTCCTCCTAGGAACCTACCAGAGACAGCTGTGGGGCCCACAGCGACGGCCGAGGGCCCAAGTCAACAAGTGAGTAGACCGATTCACTGATCATTGCAGAGATATGAAAAGTGTCAGAATGAGCTGGCGAGAGTTCTGCACAAACGTGATCTTTAAGTCTTGTGCAGACTACaggactttcagcgtcggccgatggccttgctcttcacactacacaacttgcaatcttgtgacgggagtcttgaagtcgttcacactacgtgactgatcggtgacagggggtgaCACACTACGTGAGCTGGCAGCGGCTGCCTGCTCTGATTGGGTGGATGTGGATATctagtcggccgactcctccagatctttggcatgctagatatctggcagacatcGTCATGCGTCGGGGAGCCGTTCTGATGcatcgttgagtagttcacacataacgactggcgaccaccgatcgaccgctgatttacatttattcccgatcacagcctgacggtcgctgagcggcaaatcgggctaaaagtCGCGTAGTGTGAGCTAGGCTTTAGGTTACGTAAGAGCTGAACAGAGAGGCAGTCTAGCCCAggttaacaaaaaaacaacaaccctaTTACGGCGTCTTTCCATTATCAGtgccagctcaactcgcctcgactcggtttggccgtcctccgttttccattgcagatagcaCCCAGAGATGGTACAACTCAATGTAGCTcgttgtcatagcgacgccacacacaactgcctcAATGGAATTTTCagtgcgacacacacaccagcgatccacacagctcttctcttttttaagttaaaacgtttcaacattcctcagaatgtaaagacagataagcggtatgaaaaccttccagctgtgttttcctctgccgttgttgctgcagcggtctgtgtgacggcgggagcagagggctctgtgagcgggcggctggccggcctcacgcGCTCCTCCCGCAGGCTTCTTCTGCCGCCAcgtgcggagctcctcaactgcgaaaactttcaagcacatttttgtttcaccatcactttttgtaaaactgtcaatatttgaaatctacacagttgatttctcacctcaaacttctcagaagtggatttaaggataaaatataaaactttctgttgctggcctccatctggtgcagcaatgatgatgcagtgaatagtgaatattctctctgaccaatcagcagtctgtcatgttttcacgttacattttatcattgcctcagctcgcttggaacctcgacagaggtgatacgaaaaaaaagtacctggtagcaggtaccggtacaacttttccacaatggaaaaccagaaaaaggcgaggcgagctggtaccgtgcagtggaaaaggggctttagaCATGCACCATCAACAAGGAACAATAGTTCCACATCTGATAGATTTGAACAGGTTTTGCCAGTTTAATTTTCAGGATTCTGAAAACAAAGGTGTCCTTCTTTGTAAAGAACAGGAGCATGAACTGCCCCtcatgtttgttttagttttgttgtttttactagggattaaaagaaaaataatactcCATGCGTATTGTCACCTCACAGGGTGGTGAGGTTTTAATTCAAGAAATATTccttattgattaaaaaatccCATTACATAGTTCAGTCATGTTGACCATATGCTGTTTCAACCTGAATATAAGTCAAGATTTCTTCTTTgcatgtgattggctgtttaATGCAAATCCCCCTCCTCTTTcatgtgaaactgaaaacatgtgTAGCCTGGCTGGAAAATTCTCAGTAAACAGAGCGAGCTGATAACCAGCTTTGTGAGAATAGTAATCAAATTTGATTTTGAAGCTCAGTGAGTTGAACTTACTTGTGAGACTTTAGGTGCTTGTTTTAGTAACCAAGGACAGATAGACATACAGAAATGACTTGTATGAGTTAAAGGTACTTCGTCGTTTTATTTGCAGCTCCCTTCTGCTATGATAGCAGAGAGGCAGAGATTCCATTTCAATCCAGTGGACGCAGAGTTAGTaatgcatgtacagtatttgcagacagtgcacatttaaagacactGAAAGATACAgttgaggatctgaaaaaatatatagatcAAAGACATGATTGTAAGCTCACAATTTTATCAGGTTAAAGTTTGGTGATTTACCCTGGAAAAGGCATCAGATTAAACATAAGGTAGATGTAGTAGCAGATGCAGTAGATTTTACATTTCAGACATCTGTTTGGATTTTGGTTCAACAGCATTCAGTGGCTTTACTTAATGTACTTGCCACAAATGTAGTTAACTTAAACAAAGTCACTGAAATGCTGTTAAAACATGGTCAGACTATAAGCAGcctattaaaaaaaatcatacaataaCTATATTCTGCATACACTGCTTACTCAGAAAGATTAATGTATATATTCTCCAATATTATAGGAATTATGTTCCAGCAGGATGACCATTCAAATTATGAGTAATTACGCTTCACACTGAGTTTTACAATTTCAGCTAAGATAAGTCTTTATgtgtaataaacattttagtGGAATAGCTCTAACAAACTAACAGCTGTCTTGTGTCACAGtgttattaaaaagaaaaaggacataCAGAGGTCCTGTTCTGAGGGTGACTTGATTCTCCATGATAATTGAATGTGAGAGCAAAAGCAAGTAAAAGCGGTAACTTTAGATcaggggtcagcaaataagtctggGCCAGAACATATTGATTATTTATGATCCATTACTTGTTAGGTCAGTAGTGCACAGGACTACCGTTCGAGgggttgtgtgttcaatccCCACTTGTTGCTGGTATTCTTTTTTTCTACCTTTTCAACAAATGGGTTATGAAGAGGTCGATTTACATCAAGCACAATTGAGCATGTGCAGCAGTGTGTGCTTCCCAGCGACTGGTCCACATCAAGCTATGGAGCTTactttcatttccccagtatctccaggcagaaaaaATTCTTGAGGGGAATCTgatctcacgttttctgacggctttttaagaggtgtgtcaagcacgCCAGAGACTATTTAGAATTTCCTTcaaaacttttcaaagtaaaagctctcaattaaacacaacataaagtactgctgcaaaaaCGATTTTgcacttttattctgaaggcacaatcacttaaaaggaagtgattgtgtgagttacatttgctgccatgactgagatctgttttcagcaccagccgctagctttttttttttttgtcgctATTAAAGTAACATGgccacgggccagatattattgctggccgGCCGGCTTTGGCTCGCAGggcgcctattgccgaccactgctttAGATGGTCCAAAGTAACAAACTGATAACCAACCAGCATTTAGATTCTAACATAAAGTAAACTAATACACTTTGATACGTACTGAAACAATGAGGAAATGAAGCGTGTCTGGCTCTGTGAGAGGGAGGatacagagagaaactcagagttttcactaaacccgctttctgaaacggcTTATGAATAAGTtaagagttttcactaaacccgctttctgaaacggggctcTGTACGCCTTACTGTTGCCAGACATGAGAATATATCATATGTTCATTCATTTCTACGCTTCTTTTAAGTACACTATATTGTCACTGTTCAGGAGTATATTCTTCTTCTCAttatgtctctgtgtttgttctcCTCCAGGTACCTCTCCATCGCAGAGTCCATGGAGTCCACTGACGTCCTCAACCCTGCTCTGAATTATGGGATCGTGGTGGACTGTGGCAGCAGTGGTTCTCGCATCTTTGTGTACTATTGGCCCCCCCATAACGGAAACACTCACACCCTGCTGGACATCAGACAGATGAGGGACCATGACCGCAAACCTGTCGTCAAGAAGATCAAACCTGGTGAGGAAGACTTTAtcacagcagtgtttttgtttatttgtcacatgttttcattgttttcttcttaGCTTTGCTCTCTTCATGAAACTATCGAGCGttttagtgttttcttgttaaagtgtgttttgattttgaagaTGATGAGTGTAAATTGTTGATGCTGTGTAAAAAGTCTCGCACACAAGCAAACCAACAGGCAGACACAACTCTGGGCTTGCTGAGGGCGTAACTGTGTATTCATGCATGAATGTTTCTACAGTCCTCCATGGACGACTGTAGTTCCTTTGTGCACGACAGACTTAGGGCGTACTCACACTAGGCCCCATTGGCTTGTACTGTGCCCGAGCACGATTGTCTCCCCCCTCCtttaaatctgtctgtctgtctgtcaaatctgtccaacacaactgtCAATGTCAGGGACGCACCTTAAGGAGCGTAGCTAATATGGAGAGCTATCTTAATGTTAGATCACAGCTGGGTTGTTGAGTTTAGCACACTGCACATAGCTGGAAGTCAATATCAACTGTCATTCTTTGAAAAAAAGCGCTCTCTTTCGCACGGCACAGTAGAGTTTGTGACGGGTTCTGTGCTCGGGCACGGTTAGCGATCACACTAGATGCAAACTGTGCCAGAGTCCAGTTTAACCGTGGTTAAACGAACCGGACTTTGGGAGTTAAACGTGCTCGGGCACGGTACAGATTGCCCAGTGTGAGTACACCCTTATTCTTTCCTCTGCAAACCTAAGCAGCAGCTTTCTgttgctttatttatttcattttagtagttttaatcatttaaaatcaaACTTAAACCATGGTTATGCGTGGAGAGCAAATGCAGCTAAATTTGTGGTGAAAAGGACAAAAATTCTACAGAGATTTTGTCCAACGTCATCTCTTAAACTTGTTAAGCAATCCCTATTTTCTTATTGCGTAACCTTACAGTGGTgccagacagagacagaattCACTCAGTGTTAGGATCATTATTTAACATTGTTTGTTCCTTTGGCTCACTGCCAAAAAGTGAAAGACTGAGTGTTtgaaagagaaaggagagagcaTTCATGGAAAATGTAAAGCAGAACGAAGGAAAATTACTCTGTAGCTGTTTCTCATTGTATGGTAACCTTGCTGGTTTCATCTGGAGTTGAGGAGTTTGTTAAGAGCAGTATTTCTGCTGACATTAGTCATAGCAACAGAATGGATCATTCAGTCCTTGTGTCTTTTTGTCTCAGTCACAGCTGGCAGATCAAATACACTGGCTTTGTTCCAGAAGTAACAGTTAAAGGCCACGTGGCACTTCGAACCCTGCGACATCATACAACAACCTGAATTGAACAACGCGTTCTCATGCATTGATTTCAGAAAGGACAGTGTGGGCTGCACGATAATAATCCTAATTAGTCATATATTGCCATAATTTATAATTGGTTTTGGGAATTAAAGTATcgtttatttgcttttaattaGTCATcattgtcatttcattttaactagAGTCCAACTATTGAATTGGCCTGGTGCTGATAGTGCTTATGTCAACCTAATAACAGATGTTTCTGAGTCAGCGTAAATATGTCagctgataaataaaaagaaagaaatgccaAATTTACAATATAGTGCATGAGTGAGTTAATTTAGATATAGAGCAGTGACAAGTAGATTTTTCCAATTCTTTAATAACCGAGATTTTTATCagacatatttgtttttgttacataATGAATTCAACCAGAGTgggcagcttttttttttttctgtgaaaatctcaaaaaaataaataaaaaaactaccTTACACTACCTGCACagcaccaaacaacagacagacacatttagagacaagctggtgaacaaagtggagcatttagcagctaaagaggcaGATATTTCTCTCAGCATTTGGTGGAGTTAGTAGAGTGGATATAGGACTTATTCAGGTGGACAAAACCCCAAATGTATGTTAATGTTGCTTTGTAAGTGCTGGATGTGTTAATTAGCAACTGCTTGATAACAAGTTCAGTGCGTCACTGAACAACCAAGCAAAGTTTTAGCCTCGTTATGAACTTTTATTGATCTGTGTTCCATGAAAACCCCTTATTCAGTCTTCTCTTATCTCTTAAGAGATGAATCATTTCACTGTGGGtatagtgtttttaaatgtgtcttgCTGTGTCCACATAATTTGCTGTTTTACGGTCAGCATTTAGTTTTTAAcctcaagtgtgtgtgtgtgtgtgtgtgtgtgtgtgtttggtggttTTCTCAGGTATCTCCACCCTGGTGAAGACACCAACGCAGGCCAGTGAATACCTCTATCCTCTCCTCAGCTACGCCGCTGCTCATGTCCCAAAGAgcaaacacaaagagacaccACTCTACATCCTCTGCACTGCTGGCATGAGGCTGCTGCCAGAGAGGTAGACAGAACGACATGTGATTGTGTAGTATGTTTGAATACATCAGTTTTTGAGTTAGTCTGTGGTTACACTCTAATACATCACTGGCTTAAACAATTATGATtcaacagccctgcaataaattctTCCATCGTGTAGGTTATAATGTTGAAACTGTTTTGGAGAGGTGGTGATTaaactgtatgatcattttggaggaTGCAGTTTATGATGCGGTTAAACTGTATTGCGTTATACTGAGAGGCGTTTTTGTTATTTAGTCTACCCTCATAGATATTAATGGCGTGGACAAAATATatagaaacacctgtcagtatgatgcaatacaattcaacagcagcacaaacgCAACATTATAACCCTCATGAAGGGAGAATTTATAACCGGACTTTTGAATTAGAATGCATTAGTTTTACACAGGGCTACCTAATGAACCGGCAACTGAGTGTATATAGTGTTTTCTTCTCTTCATGCTTGATaccctgtcagtgttttattttcctcGTCTTAATTGAAGCATTCAAGGAAGCTAAAGCAGAAGTCACTGCTGAAAAGCGACCCTTCCTTTTTATTTTGGGattaaaaagcagaagaaaCATAGAGAAGAATCAAAGATTTGCTGTTAATTGTAGATCCGTTGTATTAGACTTGACCGTACAAAGCACTGCCTGCTGCTTGTGTTATTTGTGTTCAACCCTCTGCACCTATGTTACATTTCTTGTTTCTCTGCATGTAGCCTACAGGCGGACATCTTGGAGGACCTGGTCACTGATGTTCCCCTGGCGTTTGACTTTCTGTTTTCCCGTTCCCATGCAGAGGTCATCTCTGGGAAACAGGAAGGTGAGATGACATGCTTTCTTGCTATGATGCTATTAATTAGCATCATAGTATATGTTTACCGAATTAAGAGAATTTAGCACTTAACTATGGCAGGACTTATCCTTAAATCTGTCATTTCTAATTGCTGCCTGCTGTATTTTGTGTCTTCCTATCTTGGTTGTGATGACATGTTCCTGTTGCCTGTCAACCCTGAAGGAGTGTATGCATGGATTGGCATTAATTTTGTGTTGGGCCGCTTTGATCATGCTGATGAGGGTGAGTGTGAAGGTGTAATGTTAACGAGAAGTATCTGAAAATGACAcaaatgttttgctttatttACTGTTTGGGCTTTGTTTGTACAAAATAACATAATACCATAATTCCTTCGTGCTTCTCAGAGGACGCCACAGTTGATGTGACAACGGGGTCTCAGAACCAGCAGCCAATCAGCAGGCGGCGCACAGTGGGCATCATGGATATGGGCGGAGCTTCACTGCAGATCGCCTACGAGGTGCCCAGTGCCATCACCTTCAGTTCACCACAAGAAGTAAGGAAATGCAGTGAGACATTATTGGAGGAGTAATGGTTTTAACTCCTGAGAGAGGAAAATTGTTATTGATTAGGGCTAAAGTAACTAACTGTTATTTTTATacttaataaatgttttgattatttggTCTATACAACTTAGGAAAGGGTTAGATTAAAGGCCAAATGTGACatcaaaatattcagtttacagtaatGTAAGACCAAGAAATGCATTTGAATGCTTGGATCCAtcaaatatttggcatttgtGCTTAAAATATAACTTAAACAATTCatcagatattttaataaaaaaataattatgtcAGTTGACTAATGGGTGAATTGTTCCAGCTCTGTCATTGACattaaagatacatttgttaagGTTGAGCCCTTGTGTTAGACTTGACAGCTGgcctggggcgagttcagcgcagacaaaacgtatcaaagcgtttttttcaacggaaacggtggtcccctgaacaccctgttgtgtacacaagcgcactgcattttcctgcctttttaacaccgttgtgtttacaaagtttacacagctgattgggtaacacctgagacacgcccaccaaacaggaGCAAACATACCTCGATTACCTCATTTCAGGGAAACATGCTGTTCAATCTGAAAAcgttgcaaaacgttttgaCATTGACCTCGCCCCTGGTTTGCAGGAAtgtaatgtctctgtgttttctttttttttaggaGGAGGCGGGGAAGAGTGTTCTCGCAGAGTTTAATCTGGGCTGCGATGTTGAGCGCACACAACATGTCTACAGAGTCTACGTCACCACGTTCCTCGGCTTCGGAGGAAACATGGCCAGGCAGCGTTACGAGGACCAGCTGGTCAACAACACACTGTCCAAGAACAGGTTTGTAGAAAAGTGGCAGAGTGGGCCTTTTACTTTTGATTGGGGGTGTGGTTTGAACAGGAGGAGATAAATAAGGCACCtgtgaggtggggggggggggaacgaCAAACATTTCATGCATGGAGTAGAACAGCGGAGTGAGAAGTTCACAGGGAAGAGAAAGTTAGTTGAATTATTCCAGTTTTGAGGCATCCTGGCCCTGGAGTGAAATTGATGATGCATATAGAAGTGCTGGAGAAGCAGCGGTACCAAGATACGCCCTTATTCACCTCTCACTGCAACTCAGTTGAACTGGACTACACACACCTACTACACACCCAAGCCCTCTCACACCAGAACTTAAATGAACTAAACCAAACTGCTACCTTTTGAGTTCAATGGACTTAACTGCCTGATTtcccctgaacacacacatccacacacacgcCTCTCACCCGCCTCCTCCTCAAGTTGGAGCACTAGTCTGTTTCTTTATCATTTGAATTGTGGACATTTAATTTTGTATATGAATGATATATTTTGAAAGGTTCTTTGTTTTCGTGTTTGTGTACCAACCATATGGTGCATTATTGTTTGACTTAGAATACAACCAGCTTTATTTGGAGTAATTGAATTAGTGTTTGGTggttttcctttattggtgtATGTTTGTGGCGAAGGCAGCTAGTGATCGGGGCTATCTAATATCCTACTCATTGACCGTTTTGAGTGACAGGTTAGGATTAAGGTTATTCTCCTGTCTGGCGCTCAACCTATTTTGGATATTTTAATAAACCTCTGCTACAGGTTCAGACCtacacatgcgcgcacacaaTGCATTATTTTTTTGGGCCACTATGCATGCCTTTTTATATGTTAtagctgcagtgttttttttttaaattgcaataaCTTAGATAACTCAATAGTGAGACAGTGGTCTAGATGATTTGTAGCCTCAAATCTCCTCTAATGCCGGATTTAGTACATTTCTCACAACCTCTGTCAGTATTTACTTTATGGTCAAAGGTTTTATTATAggttataaatgaagtatttaAAATGCTAAGCTTTTTCCATCAGCATTTTACTGCTACCAACACctggaaaaactgaaatattcagCTGTTCATTGTGAAAACGGCACCCTTCTTTTGGCTTTGTGTCTCCAAGCACAAAGCATATTTTCTGTGACATCCAACCAGATGGTAACTGACTTAGTGTAATTCAGAAGCCCATCAGTACTGGCCGTCTGTTGTTTATGGCAATACCACTAATATCTCAAAATGAATATGCTAATTAAAACATTCTATAATAGATCATTTTATCAAAGtctattttgatgattattatCTAAAATGTGGGCATAGATTGACAGAACTGCTGAAACAATTCCGTCCTTgagcattttgtgttttattcatgttcctgtctgtccagGTTTCTAACCGCACAGACAGGCCTGAGTGAGGACAAACCGTACCTGGACCCCTGTCTGCCAGCTGGTCTGTCAGACAGAGTTGTGAGGGACAACCGCACATTGTACCTGAGGGGTCAGGGTGACTGGACTCGGTGTCAAGAGGCCGTACGACCCTTTCTGGGTCTCCACAATGGCACCATGTCACCAGGGGGCGTCTACCAGGTATGAATGtcatattaataataaacttttAAGACAGATGAAAATTTTTACCTTACAACAAGTGGGTTTTGTTCGCACAACGATATGGTGGCATGGTGTCTTTAGCATTTTCAGTTCAATCctgttaaaagggagttttttttattcattaagtCATATTGAACTCGCTGTTCACTGGACATCCTGGGTTTGTTTCTTCAGGaagcagaaatgccaaacaAATCACTTTTATAATGCCATGTCTTTTCAGGCTCCCATCAACTTCAGCAACAGTGAGTTCTACGGCTTCTCAGAGTTTTTTTACTGCACGGAGGACGTGCTGAGGTTAGGAGGACAGTACGACAGTGAGAAGTACTCCCGAGCTGCTATGGtatgcagacacacacctgAGTCTTTTCATAAGTAACTTTGCTGAAATGTAGgcttttattcttttaattttatttgtgttcatAGAAAGGTtaccagctgtgtgtgtgtgtttttggtttttctgcAGGACTACTGCTCAACCAAGTGGCCGACACTGAAACAGCGTCTGGACAACAAGCTTTTCTCTCAGCAGGCTGACATGAGCAGACTCAGGTAAGTTCATCTCTCTTCCCAAACTGTCTTCATTCATACAATAATGTATGAATGAAGTACATCTTTCATTGTATTTCCCATCAAGTATGGGTTTCTGTAGGTGGtggtcttttctttctctgttcaGCCATGGAGGTTGTTGCTTTGCATGCTAGATAGCTAGTTAGTTCATCTTCGGTTTATTcccaggaaaacacacacacctcagctgCGGCGTTCTGAGAACTTATCCCTTCTGTGTGCCAGAGGTTTTTCCAGGAAAGAGCTTAAATATCTATGCTGTAGAACAAATATGTACAGGCATTCGTGAACATGAAATAGAGTAGGGTTAAGTATTCTTCTGTCATATTGTATCAGTGCAGTGAGTTGCAaatctgtcatttattttgtcattttaatgttgAACTGTTTCATGTTTGAAAACCCTGCTACTTTATTCAGTTAAGTTTGTATTGCTTACAGGAAGTAACAAATTTGTTTTTAGATGTTAAGCATGTAATTTAGTCACAAACTCACCCATTCACATTTAGCAGGCTGCAGTTTCTCCACAAGGAGGTGCTGTGCAGTGAGTGATAGACTAGCTCTTCACCTGCCGACCTGCACCGCCAACAGGAAAGGAGACTCAAACCTCCAGTAAAATACTCAAATAGAAATTCAGTAGGACTAAAGGCTGAAAAACACCAACTGTTCTGAGGGTTTTGTATatctaattttaaaatgtagctgtaaattattttcctttctAAATATAACAGTAAGCTTTGACATGGAATCGATATTTGGACAATAAACTCTTATGCTCATGCTTGACAACTGAGCCGAAGGTTTTTTCTTGAGAAAGAATCAGAGCCAAACCTTCTACCAGTGAACTACAAATATAGTATGTAATTGATTTCAGCAACAACAAAGTTTATAGCTCAATTTTTTGGCACCAAAGACAGAACTTAGTCAACCTGCTTAAATAAAATTCCTTTTTACTTCCCTGTTCCTAAAGTAACCAGGTCATCTTTCCTGCAGGATAGGGAACACATCATGACCCCCGAGCAAAGCAATCTTCCCAGTATTTATAAGGAAATGTGTTCTAGTTAACATCTTAACATTTTGCTGgtttaaaattcaaaatataaaatctcaaacacaaacagcagctttaaaaaacagagcaaaaattTGCAGCTTCAACACTGAAGTGTCAAAATTGTAGAAGTGAATACCATGTGTATacctacagtctatggtgtaACTTTTCTTGCCTGTAGGTGGCTCAGGTTGGACTTGAACTGTTTCAGGGGCAGCTCTGCAGCTGGCTATATGTGATAGTCACTGTCCCTTTGCAGACGTGTACTGAATAAACACCAGTTCATTCGTCCCTCTAATCCTGCTCTTGTTAAACTAGGTATCAGTGC encodes:
- the LOC123970225 gene encoding ectonucleoside triphosphate diphosphohydrolase 7-like, whose translation is MARITFSCLPASWYCSVSLLSLGCAPRQRLLLLFFIASALLLLGTYQRQLWGPQRRPRAQVNKYLSIAESMESTDVLNPALNYGIVVDCGSSGSRIFVYYWPPHNGNTHTLLDIRQMRDHDRKPVVKKIKPGISTLVKTPTQASEYLYPLLSYAAAHVPKSKHKETPLYILCTAGMRLLPESLQADILEDLVTDVPLAFDFLFSRSHAEVISGKQEGVYAWIGINFVLGRFDHADEEDATVDVTTGSQNQQPISRRRTVGIMDMGGASLQIAYEVPSAITFSSPQEEEAGKSVLAEFNLGCDVERTQHVYRVYVTTFLGFGGNMARQRYEDQLVNNTLSKNRFLTAQTGLSEDKPYLDPCLPAGLSDRVVRDNRTLYLRGQGDWTRCQEAVRPFLGLHNGTMSPGGVYQAPINFSNSEFYGFSEFFYCTEDVLRLGGQYDSEKYSRAAMDYCSTKWPTLKQRLDNKLFSQQADMSRLRYQCFKSAWMYEVLHSGFRFPTDYASLKTAQLVYDKEVQWTLGAILFKTRFLPLRDLQQETLRQSHPSWLRSSFVYNHHLFSLCILVVVLAILLYILRLRRIHQREQRQAEALNLLWAEEGEALHP